In Microcaecilia unicolor chromosome 1, aMicUni1.1, whole genome shotgun sequence, the following are encoded in one genomic region:
- the LOC115461311 gene encoding olfactory receptor 13A1-like, with translation MEGKNQNTSIEFYMMAFDSHPELKPLFFTLFFIVYIAALLGNIVITTIIITDSHLHTPMYFFLVNLSILDICCTTAAIPKILQIIWSKDKTFSYSGCISQLFIFSSALSTELMLLAVMAYDRFVAICHPLHYSTIMSRKTCTILAAAVWLLGAMNSTVHTSLILRLKFCQRNIIHHFFCEIPPVLKAACSDTFINNVVIIMADIILGMVCFILIVTSYTYIILTILKIRSADKKKKAFSTCASHLTVVSLFYGSSIYTYIRPAFSSDSETDKVMSAVYAIISPVLNPIIYSLRNKDVINALKKLLNVNVSS, from the coding sequence ATGGAAGGAAAGAACCAGAACACATCTATAGAATTCTACATGATGGCATTTGACAGTCACCCAGAACTCAAACCCTTATTCTTCACCCTCTTCTTTATTGTCTACATAGCTGCTTTACTGGGCAACATCGTAATAACTACAATCATTATCACTGATTCTCATCTTCATACACCCATGTACTTCTTTCTTGTGAACCTGTCCATCTTAGACATCTGTTGCACAACAGCTGCTATTCCTAAGATATTACAGATCATCTGGTCAAAGGACAAAACTTTCTCCTACTCTGGTTGCATATCTCAGCTATTTATCTTCTCCTCTGCCTTGAGTACGGAGCTCATGCTCTTGGCGGTAATGGCATATGATCGTTTTGTTGCAATATGCCACCCGCTGCACTATAGTACCATTATGAGCAGGAAGACTTGTACTATTCTGGCTGCAGCCGTCTGGCTTCTTGGGGCCATGAATTCAACGGTGCACACTAGCTTAATTCTAAGGTTAAAATTCTGCCAACGAAATATAATTCACCACTTCTTCTGTGAAATCCCCCCAGTGTTAAAGGCAGCCTGCTCAGACACTTTTATCAATAATGTGGTAATAATAATGGCAGATATTATATTGGGTATGGTTTGTTTCATTTTAATTGTCACATCTTACACATATATTATCTTAACTATACTAAAAATCCGTTCtgcagacaaaaagaaaaaagccttttCTACCTGTGCATCACACCTCACCGTTGTGTCATTATTCTATGGAAGTTCTATCTACACCTACATTCGACCTGCGTTCAGCAGTGACTCAGAGACTGACAAAGTAATGTCTGCAGTTTATGCCATTATTTCCCCTGTGCTGAACCCCATTATTTACAGTCTAAGAAACAAGGACGTTATCAATGCCCTCAAAAAACTGTTGAATGTAAATGTATCCTCATAG